One Gemmatimonadaceae bacterium genomic window carries:
- a CDS encoding DUF3341 domain-containing protein codes for MQGVLGAFRELDTAVAAIEDLKKKRIGDVTVYSPTIRHEIDHAIDGPNSVVRRFTLIGGLLGVSFGYWIAIWSSEYWPLVTGGKAIASWIPYTIIGFEVMVLVGALSTVAGMFINSRIPRLTTTTGYDVRFSAGHFGIFIACDTARAGQAEALLRQHGAVEVRRED; via the coding sequence ATGCAAGGCGTTCTCGGTGCCTTTCGGGAACTCGATACGGCCGTCGCGGCCATCGAAGACCTCAAGAAGAAGCGAATCGGCGATGTCACGGTGTACTCGCCGACCATTCGTCATGAAATCGACCACGCCATCGACGGCCCCAACAGCGTGGTGCGTCGCTTCACACTGATTGGCGGGTTGCTCGGCGTCAGCTTCGGTTACTGGATCGCCATCTGGAGTTCGGAGTACTGGCCGCTGGTCACCGGCGGCAAGGCGATCGCGTCGTGGATTCCCTACACGATCATCGGCTTCGAGGTGATGGTGCTGGTCGGCGCCCTGTCCACGGTGGCCGGCATGTTCATCAACTCGCGCATTCCGCGCCTGACGACCACCACCGGATATGACGTGCGCTTTTCGGCTGGACACTTTGGCATCTTCATCGCCTGTGATACGGCAAGAGCCGGACAGGCCGAAGCGCTGTTGCGTCAGCATGGCGCGGTGGAGGTGCGACGTGAAGACTGA
- a CDS encoding cytochrome c3 family protein, which translates to MTVKKKWTVIPGFLALATAAALLSAYSGASSSQGLRVEQPVKFVHGPHVVKAGMNCLYCHSAANKAADPGNASVQTCMGCHLIVKAGSVEIKKVANYAAKGLPIPWNRVHKVPDYVQFPHFRHVNAGVTCQTCHGDIPAQGKQGPDTNYVPVQQSKSLNMGWCVNCHVNGYKPADGAKAAGLKVTPELEAMPPKKARYDCAVCHY; encoded by the coding sequence ATGACGGTCAAGAAGAAGTGGACGGTAATTCCAGGGTTTCTCGCGCTCGCCACGGCGGCAGCCCTGTTGTCCGCCTACAGCGGCGCCTCGTCGTCGCAGGGTTTGCGCGTCGAACAGCCTGTGAAGTTCGTCCACGGCCCGCACGTCGTGAAGGCCGGCATGAATTGTCTGTACTGCCATAGCGCGGCCAACAAGGCGGCCGACCCTGGCAATGCCTCGGTGCAGACCTGCATGGGCTGCCACTTGATCGTCAAGGCCGGTTCGGTAGAGATCAAGAAGGTTGCCAATTATGCGGCGAAGGGCCTGCCCATTCCCTGGAATCGCGTGCACAAGGTACCGGACTATGTCCAGTTCCCGCACTTCCGCCACGTCAACGCCGGTGTCACCTGCCAAACGTGTCACGGCGATATCCCGGCCCAGGGCAAGCAGGGCCCGGACACCAACTACGTGCCGGTGCAGCAGTCCAAGTCGCTCAACATGGGATGGTGTGTCAACTGCCATGTGAACGGCTACAAGCCGGCGGACGGTGCCAAGGCGGCCGGCCTGAAGGTCACGCCGGAGTTGGAAGCGATGCCGCCGAAGAAGGCGCGTTACGATTGCGCCGTCTGCCATTACTGA
- a CDS encoding cytochrome c yields MKTESTPIVEMATRVMRVAAIAMLPIAFGACTWFTDFKRQPAIEPWEPVSQNVSDTTTPPRGQPKYSVPMQGTSGTAYGISYSALPVTTDSFAAIPSPFAADARSLANGRLEYQINCAVCHGYAGDANGGLKRVNAGYAFAPSLLTDLAKTRTVGYIYGIIRNGRGVMPTYNRVEEADRWDVANYVKALQAGTADTTMAGMPGENGTTVPGPSQTAPTVPSRFAHPTVVPTRGSLNINSATFKGAEIKAPEGAASKEKPE; encoded by the coding sequence GTGAAGACTGAGTCCACCCCTATCGTGGAAATGGCGACGCGTGTGATGCGCGTCGCGGCGATTGCCATGTTGCCGATCGCGTTTGGTGCCTGCACCTGGTTCACCGACTTCAAACGTCAGCCGGCCATTGAGCCGTGGGAGCCGGTATCGCAGAACGTCAGCGACACCACCACGCCGCCGCGCGGGCAGCCGAAGTACAGCGTGCCGATGCAGGGGACGTCGGGGACGGCCTACGGGATTTCATACTCGGCGCTCCCGGTGACGACGGATTCGTTCGCGGCAATCCCCAGTCCCTTCGCGGCCGATGCGCGGTCGTTGGCCAACGGCCGACTGGAGTATCAGATCAATTGCGCGGTGTGCCACGGATATGCCGGAGATGCCAACGGGGGTCTCAAGCGCGTCAACGCTGGCTACGCGTTTGCGCCCAGCCTCCTCACGGACCTCGCGAAGACGAGAACGGTGGGATACATCTACGGCATCATTCGGAATGGTCGTGGCGTCATGCCCACCTACAACCGCGTTGAAGAAGCGGACCGGTGGGACGTTGCCAACTACGTGAAGGCGCTGCAGGCCGGTACCGCAGATACCACGATGGCCGGCATGCCCGGCGAGAACGGAACCACGGTGCCCGGCCCGTCGCAGACCGCTCCCACGGTGCCGTCGCGGTTTGCGCACCCCACGGTGGTGCCCACACGTGGCTCGTTGAACATCAACTCGGCCACCTTCAAGGGCGCGGAAATTAAAGCCCCTGAAGGCGCGGCGAGCAAGGAGAAGCCGGAGTGA
- a CDS encoding twin-arginine translocation signal domain-containing protein produces the protein MSTETGTGVKRRDFLKILGATGATTAVAGCSSERVEKLIPYVTSPDNTVPGVSQYYATTCRECASACGVMAEVRDGRPIKLEGNPDHPLNRGAICAAGLSAVQGLYNPDRYRSPMIREGAALKPTTWAKAYELLATKLGEAKSKGAGNVVFINQHETGTFPGFLDQWLSANGMPAHLSVDSMAPAATIAANQKAYGAAWPALDFSAAKLVVSFGADFLDGWGHAVPQQLDWADARAKLEGAPTLVYIGARRSLTGLNADQWIASKPGSEMALCAALIGQGAVAAASEASGVPAATIEALAAAIKGAGSGVMAICGVTSMNAVGAERWSPRSTRRAVAWASRSSRRVRIRGTPECRRTRKSQRPRSAWRLARCRSPLCVTPIRCTPRPSRPDSRPRSQRCRSRCRSAACPTKRARCAISCCRIITGWKAGAMHSRRRGRSACSSPRSMVCSIPRRRPTCSSSWPRKTRRWPRDTMWRTIARGIRRSSPVVRRHCRPRSPSRLCPVARSWRPRPRVRRRVCHRRHCWPAPVVSTSCMCIRQPHWAMGAARISRGCRNSPIRSPSWPGSRGWKCIRRRSRSSGCVKGNISP, from the coding sequence ATGAGCACTGAAACGGGGACTGGCGTGAAACGCCGGGACTTCCTCAAGATACTTGGCGCCACTGGCGCGACGACCGCGGTGGCGGGCTGCTCCTCTGAACGCGTGGAGAAGCTGATCCCGTACGTGACGTCGCCTGACAACACCGTGCCCGGCGTGTCGCAGTACTACGCGACCACCTGTCGCGAGTGCGCGTCCGCGTGTGGGGTCATGGCCGAGGTTCGAGATGGCCGCCCGATCAAGCTGGAGGGCAATCCCGATCATCCGCTCAATCGTGGCGCCATCTGCGCGGCGGGATTGTCGGCGGTGCAGGGGTTGTACAATCCCGATCGGTACCGCTCGCCAATGATTCGCGAGGGCGCTGCCCTCAAGCCGACCACGTGGGCGAAAGCCTACGAGCTGTTGGCCACCAAGCTTGGCGAGGCGAAGAGCAAAGGCGCCGGCAACGTCGTGTTCATCAATCAGCACGAGACCGGCACGTTTCCTGGATTTCTCGACCAGTGGCTGTCGGCCAACGGCATGCCGGCGCACCTGAGTGTGGATTCGATGGCACCGGCGGCCACGATTGCCGCCAATCAGAAGGCATACGGCGCCGCCTGGCCGGCACTCGACTTCTCGGCGGCCAAGTTGGTCGTCAGCTTCGGGGCGGACTTCCTGGATGGCTGGGGTCATGCGGTGCCGCAGCAACTCGACTGGGCCGATGCCCGCGCCAAGCTGGAGGGGGCACCCACGCTGGTGTACATCGGGGCGCGTCGTTCGCTGACCGGATTGAATGCCGATCAATGGATCGCGTCGAAGCCGGGCAGCGAGATGGCATTGTGCGCGGCGCTGATCGGTCAGGGCGCCGTGGCTGCGGCCTCAGAGGCGTCCGGTGTGCCGGCCGCCACGATCGAAGCGCTGGCGGCAGCCATCAAGGGCGCGGGCAGTGGCGTGATGGCGATTTGCGGTGTGACCTCGATGAACGCGGTTGGTGCGGAACGATGGTCGCCGAGATCAACAAGAAGGGCGGTAGCGTGGGCGTCACGATCAAGCCGGCGAGTGCGCATACGGGGTACGCCGGAATGTCGTCGTACGCGGAAGTCGCAGCGGCCGCGCAGCGCATGGCGGCTGGCACGGTGCCGCTCGCCTTTGTGCGTCACGCCAATCCGGTGTACACCACGCCCAAGTCGGCCGGATTCGCGGCCGCGTTCGCAAAGGTGCCGTTCAAGGTGTCGTTCAGCAGCATGCCCGACGAAACGAGCGCGATGTGCGATCTCGTGTTGCCGGATCATCACTGGCTGGAAAGCTGGGGCGATGCACAGTCGGCGGCGGGGCAGATCAGCCTGCAGCAGCCCACGCTCGATGGTGTGTTCGATTCCAAGGCGACGGCCAACGTGCTCATCGAGCTGGCCAAGAAAGACGCGGCGCTGGCCTCGCGATACAATGTGGCGGACTATCGCACGTGGTATTCGGCGAAGTTCCCCGGTGGTGCGTCGGCATTGTCGGCCGCGCTCACCAAGCCGTTTGTGTCCGGTGGCCCGCTCGTGGCGGCCACGGCCAAGGGTGCGCCGACGGGTGTGTCACCGGCGCCACTGCTGGCCAGCACCAGTGGTGAGTACTTCGTGCATGTGTATCCGTCAGCCACACTGGGCGATGGGCGCGGCGCGAATAAGCCGTGGTTGCAGGAACTCCCCGATCCGGTCACCAAGCTGGCCTGGCAGTCGTGGGTGGAAGTGCATCCGCAGACGTTCAAGAAGCTCGGGTTGCGTGAAGGGCAACATCTCACCGTAG
- a CDS encoding 4Fe-4S dicluster domain-containing protein has protein sequence MGVRPDTVAIALGQGHTAYGRFAQNIGVNAYDLLPQGWDTAGGLALSVTKGKVTVGDAVSQLVTTEGSARQHGRGIGQAITLADLIGGGGDEAEHHNIPGMPSQEFLPGLKAPVAADAQGEFANPKAKSTGMYDPAHSSGMEHRRWAMTIDLARCTGCSACVTACYSENNIPTVGAPYQGRALSPSVWDERPGANIIKGREMAWLRLERYYEGNENSENEFSADFETRFVPMMCQHCGNAPCEPVCPVYATYHSPDGLNVQVYNRCVGTRYCSNNCPYKVRYFNWFGYGEPERKQYAWPEPMHWSLNPDVTVRGKGVMEKCSFCVQRIRESEGRAKAEGRAVKADEFTTACAQACPSRAIIFGDAADENWSVSKLAYDRRAYHVFEELNTYTAVVYLKKVSYPAPASPAKA, from the coding sequence ATGGGGGTGCGTCCTGACACGGTGGCCATCGCGCTGGGTCAAGGGCATACCGCGTACGGACGGTTCGCGCAGAACATCGGCGTGAACGCGTATGACTTGTTGCCGCAGGGTTGGGATACAGCGGGCGGTCTGGCGCTGTCGGTCACCAAAGGCAAAGTCACGGTTGGTGACGCCGTATCGCAGCTGGTCACCACGGAAGGTTCGGCACGCCAGCATGGTCGCGGCATCGGGCAGGCCATCACGCTGGCCGACTTGATCGGCGGCGGTGGCGATGAAGCCGAGCACCACAACATTCCGGGGATGCCATCGCAGGAATTCCTGCCGGGTCTCAAGGCCCCGGTGGCGGCCGATGCGCAGGGCGAATTCGCGAACCCCAAGGCGAAGAGCACCGGCATGTACGATCCGGCCCATTCGTCGGGCATGGAACATCGCCGCTGGGCGATGACCATCGATCTGGCGCGATGCACGGGCTGTTCGGCCTGCGTGACGGCGTGCTACAGCGAGAACAACATCCCGACGGTTGGTGCGCCCTATCAGGGCCGCGCGCTCAGTCCGTCGGTGTGGGACGAGCGTCCCGGGGCGAATATCATCAAGGGCCGCGAGATGGCCTGGCTTCGTCTCGAGCGCTACTACGAGGGCAACGAGAATTCGGAGAATGAATTCTCGGCCGATTTCGAAACGCGCTTTGTGCCGATGATGTGCCAGCACTGCGGCAACGCGCCGTGCGAGCCGGTGTGCCCGGTGTACGCCACGTATCACTCGCCGGACGGGTTGAACGTGCAGGTGTACAATCGTTGCGTGGGCACGCGGTACTGCAGCAACAACTGCCCGTACAAGGTGCGCTATTTCAACTGGTTCGGGTATGGCGAACCGGAACGCAAGCAATATGCGTGGCCGGAGCCCATGCACTGGTCGCTCAATCCCGACGTGACGGTGCGCGGCAAGGGCGTCATGGAAAAGTGCTCGTTCTGCGTGCAACGCATCCGTGAGTCCGAGGGCCGTGCCAAGGCCGAAGGACGCGCGGTCAAGGCGGATGAGTTCACGACCGCTTGCGCCCAGGCCTGTCCGTCGCGCGCCATCATCTTTGGCGATGCGGCCGATGAAAACTGGAGCGTCTCCAAACTCGCCTACGATCGCCGCGCCTATCACGTGTTCGAAGAACTGAACACGTACACGGCGGTGGTCTATCTCAAGAAAGTCTCCTATCCGGCGCCGGCCTCCCCGGCGAAGGCCTGA